In one Thunnus maccoyii chromosome 12, fThuMac1.1, whole genome shotgun sequence genomic region, the following are encoded:
- the LOC121908954 gene encoding E3 ubiquitin-protein ligase MARCHF6-like, which produces MDTAEEADICRVCRSEGTQDKPLYHPCVCTGSIKFIHQECLLQWLKHSRKEYCELCKHRFAFTPIYSPDMPSRLPVQDIFAGLVTSIGTAIRYWFHYTLVAFAWLGVVPLTACRIYKCLFTGSVSSLLTLPLDMLSTQNLLADCLQGCFVVTCTLCAFISLVWLREQIVHGGAPQWLEQNQPPLVPNQPNGPAPANEGPGGNAAVNAQAAADAAAGQNPADPGPDEPAPANPHEAGNQGNEAELDDDEEDEDGEDDEEDEDDEGREEDAADANNGGQEDLNWNALEWDRAAEELTWERMLGLDGSLVFLEHVFWVVSLNTLFILVFAFCPYHIGHFSVVGLGFEEYVRASHFDGLITTILGYILLAGALIVCHALASLVKFQRSRRLLGVCYIVVKVSLLVVMEIGLFPLICGWWLDICSLEMFDATLKDREQSFDSAPGTTMFLHWLVGMVYVFYFASFILLLREVLRPGVLWFLRNLNDPDFNPVQEMIHLPIYRHLRRFILSVVVFGSIVLLMLWLPIRIIKVLFPNFLPYNVMLYSDAPVSELSLELLLLQVVLPALLEQGHTRQWLKRLVHAWTFTAGYMLDLHSYLLGEHEDDDNQPNNNPPGRHNNNRIPGLGEGLHAAHQAILQQGGPVGFQPYHRPINFPLKIVLLVVFMCVTLLLASLICLTLPVCVGRWLMSFWMGSAMVHELYTAASGLYVCWLSIRAATVLLSWMPQGRMVIMIKAQEWTLMILKTIVVAMLLAGVIPLLLGLLFELVIVAPLRVPLDQTPLFYPWQDWALGVLHAKIIAAITLMGPQWWLKTVIEQVYANGIRNIDLHFIIRRLAAPVICVLLLSLCVPYTISKGITPLLGVQPEMQTLVDRRIYPFLLMVVILLAILSFQIRQFKRLYEHIKNDKYLVGQRLVNYERKTGRSTSTSSYSTSS; this is translated from the exons ATGGACACCGCGGAAGAAG CGGACATCTGTCGGGTATGTCGGTCGGAGGGGACCCAGGACAAGCCACTCTATCACCCTTGTGTCTGCACTGGCAGCATCAAGTTTATCCATCAGGAATG CTTGCTGCAGTGGTTGaaacacagcagaaaagaaTACTGTGAATTATGCAAACACAGGTTTGCGTTTACACCAA tCTACTCTCCAGACATGCCATCTCGCTTACCTGTCCAGGACATCTTTGCAGGGCTGGTCACCAGTATTGGAACAGCCATCAGATACTGGTTTCACTACACACTGGTGGCCTTTGCCTGGCTAGGTGTGGTGCCTCTCACAGCAT GTCGAATCTACAAGTGTTTATTTACCGGCTCTGTGAGCTCTCTCCTTACCCTGCCATTAGATATGCTTTCAAC ACAAAACCTGCTTGCCGACTGCCTCCAGGGCTGTTTTGTGGTCACTTGCACGCTGTGCGCCTTCATCAGCCTGGTGTGGCTCAGAGAACAGATAGTCCATGGTGGTGCCCCTCAGTGGTTAGAGCAGAATCAGCCTCCTCTGGTTCCTAACCAGCCTAACGGTCCTGCACCAGCTAATGAG GGTCCAGGTGGTAACGCTGCAGTCAACGCCCAGGCTGCTGCGGACGCTGCAGCAGGCCAGAACCCTGCAGACCCTGGTCCAGACGAGCCGGCACCCGCCAACCCACATGAAGCCGGCAACCAGGGAAATGAGGCTGAACTCGATGAcgatgaagaagatgaagatggggaggatgatgaagaggatgaagatgatgaaggcAGGGAAGAAGATGCTGCTGATGCCAATAACGGAGGGCAAG aagaTTTGAACTGGAACGCTCTGGAGTGGGACCGTGCAGCAGAGGAACTCACCTGGGAAAGG aTGCTGGGGCTGGATGGCTCTCTTGTTTTCTTA GAGCATGTCTTCTGGGTGGTGTCACTCAACACACTCTTCATCCTGGTCTTTG CTTTTTGCCCCTATCACATCGGCCATTTCTCAGTGGTTGGACTGGGCTTTGAGGAATAT GTCAGAGCTTCACACTTTGACGGTCTCATCACCACCATACTGGGGTACATCCTGCTGGCCGGAGCTCTCATAGTCTGCCAT GCTTTGGCTTCGTTAGTGAAGTTCCAGCGCTCCAGACGCCTCCTGGGTGTCTGCTACATTGTTGTCAAG GTGTCCTTGctggttgtcatggagataggCTTGTTCCCACTGATTTGTGGTTGGTGGCTCGACATTTGCTCACTG GAGATGTTTGATGCCACTCTGAAAGACAGGGAGCAGAGTTTTGACTCGGCCCCCGGAACCACCATGTTCCTCCACTGGCTGGTCGGCATGGTCTACGTCTTCTACTTCGCCTCCTTCATCCTTCTGCTCAGGGAG GTGCTCCGGCCCGGTGTGCTCTGGTTCCTGAGGAACCTGAATGATCCAGACTTCAACCCAGTCCAAGAGATGATCCACCTTCCCATCTACAGACACCTCCGGAGGTTTATACTCTCTGTG GTGGTGTTTGGTTCCATAGTTCTGCTGATGCTTTGGCTTCCTATCAGGATCATTAAAGTGCTCTTCCCAAACTTCCTTCCCTACAATGTCATGCTTTACAG CGACGCTCCGGTTAGCGAGCTGTCGTTGGAGCTGCTGTTACTGCAGGTTGTCCTGCCGGCGTTGCTGGAGCAGGGTCACACTCGCCAGTGGCTCAAACGTCTCGTCCACGCCTGGACATTCACCGCCGGATACATGCT TGATCTCCACTCCTACCTGCTGGGGGAACATGAAGATGATGACAACCAACCAAACAATAACCCTCCCGGTCGCCATAACAACAACAGGATCCCCGGCCTAGGGGAGGGGCTTCACGCCGCCCATCAGGCCATCTTGCAGCAGGGCGGCCCTGTAGGTTTCCAGCCGTACCACCGGCCCATCAACTTTCCCCTCAAG ATCGTTCTGCTGGTCGTTTTCATGTGTGTGACGCTGCTGCTGGCTAGTCTGATCTGCCTCACGCTGCCCG tgTGCGTGGGCCGCTGGCTGATGTCGTTCTGGATGGGCAGCGCCATGGTTCATGAGCTGTACACAGCAGCCAGCGGTCTGTACGTCTGCTGGCTGTCCATCCGAGCCGCCACCGTGCTGCTGTCCTGGATGCCACAGGGACGGATGGTCATCATGATCAAAGCTCAGGAGTGGACACTCATG ATCCTGAAGACCATAGTGGTTGCTATGCTGTTAGCTGGGGTGATTCCTCTGCTGTTGGGTCTGCTGTTTGAGCTGGTCATCGTTGCTCCTCTCAGAGTCCCACTGGACCAGACACCTCTCTTCTACCCCTGGCAG gactGGGCCCTGGGCGTGCTCCATGCTAAAATCATTGCTGCCATCACACTGATGGGTCCTCAGTGGTGGCTCAAAACAGTCATCGAGCAG GTGTATGCTAACGGTATCCGAAACATCGACCTCCATTTCATTATTCGAAGGCTGGCTGCTCCAGTCATCTgcgtcctgctgctgtctctctgtgtgccCTACACCATCTCTAAAGGCATAACGCCCCTGCTGG GTGTACAACCAGAGATGCAGACTCTAGTGGACAGGAGGATCTACCCGTTCCTTCTGATGGTGGTCATACTGCTGGCCATTCTGTCCTTCCAGATCCGACAGTTCAAACGCCTTTACGAGCACATCAAGAACGACAA aTACCTGGTGGGACAGCGACTGGTGAACTACGAACGTAAAACAGGCAGGAGCACGTCGACCTCCTCCTACAGCACCTCCTCGTAG
- the ankrd33bb gene encoding ankyrin repeat domain-containing protein 33B — protein MVLITEEQGEGAKLQENGVAETEFRTNKVATDTPVMSITKTDENVVECEVSGKGENDESDVDYTQNYWEDDDDVYQEFEELDFDALPDRSDTQSVLSDDSFYPPNNSVGYHMYRSPSPESPEPISFFKACCNNNAIIVKIMIRQGVTEEEVRETDRNRRSGLIMACYHGYVDVVIALAQCPYLDVNWQDNEGNTALITAAQAGHVYISNYLLNYFPGLDIEMRNCHGFTALMKAAMQGRADTVRALMLAGGDVQAQSNSRAMTSREWALFTGRYETAYMMYRLMAKPCAEQFCDSFSLEWPMLEELVAQAQEPKSCWKQFVNLSSCCPYKFYINNRVNPVDDGVLDHMVRVTTSISSPLIATACRTVCPGSPPCVGKRRHAVQEILRRQRVAELKRLGPDRLNNYKRFFQNSRVQLIPKAKDRRASLQPQLLSDMATASTVAIRRASLLPLNMLRRSSVRPGIVVPKVRLCKAPAPSYKPEKLKQSSDYNQLQIPKWDYKMKRIERRKEEERQKLVFATKKR, from the exons atggttttaataaCGGAGGAGCAAGGCGAAGGTGCAAAACTTCAAGAGAATGGAGTGGCTGAGACTGAGTTCAGGACCAATAAAGTGGCTACGGATACACCTGTCATGTCCATCACCAAGACTGATGAAAATGTCGTCGAGTGTGAGGTGTCGGGAAAAGGCGAGAATGACGAGTCTGATGTTGATTACACACAGAATTATtgggaggatgatgatgatgtatacCAGGAGTTTGAGGAGCTGGACTTTGATGCCCTACCAGATCGCTCGGACACACAGAGCGTTCTCTCGGACGATTCCTTCTATCCCCCCAACAATTCGGTCGGATATCACATGTACCGCTCGCCAAGCCCTGAAAGCCCAGAGCCCATCTCCTTCTTCAAGGCCTGCTGCAACAACAATGCCATCATCGTCAAGATTATGATCAGACAAGGGGTGACTGAGGAGGAAGTGAGGGAGACGGATAGAAACCGAAGA TCTGGCCTGATCATGGCGTGCTACCATGGCTACGTGGATGTGGTCATCGCCCTCGCTCAGTGCCCGTATCTTGATGTCAACTGGCAGGACAATGAGGGCAACACCGCTCTTATCACTGCAGCACAAGCAG GGCATGTGTACATCTCTAACTACCTGCTCAACTACTTCCCTGGGCTGGACATCGAAATGAGGAACTGTCACGGTTTCACAGCTTTGATGAAGGCTGCTATGCAAGGCCGGGCTGACACTGTCAGAGCTCTCATGCTAGCTG GAGGTGACGTGCAGGCACAGAGCAACAGCCGCGCCATGACATCCAGGGAGTGGGCTCTCTTCACTGGTCGATATGAGACGGCATACATGATGTATCGGCTGATGGCGAAGCCCTGTGCTGAGCAGTTCTGTGACTCCTTCTCCCTGGAGTGGCCCATGCTGGAG GAGCTGGTAGCCCAGGCCCAAGAGCCAAAGTCCTGCTGGAAGCAGTTTGTCAACCTCTCATCCTGCTGCCCTTACAAGTTTTACATCAACAACAGGGTAAACCCTGTGGACGATGGTGTTCTCGACCACATGGTGCGGGTCACCACCAGTATCAGCAGTCCGTTGATAGCCACAGCTTGCCGGACAGTGTGCCCAGGCAGCCCACCATGCGTCGGAAAGCGGCGCCATGCAGTGCAGGAGATCCTGAGGAGGCAACGGGTGGCTGAGCTGAAGCGTCTGGGCCCAGACAGACTGAACAACTACAAGAGATTTTTCCAGAACTCACGGGTCCAGCTCATCCCCAAGGCAAAGGACCGGAGGGCCAGCCTCCAGCCTCAGCTGCTGAGCGACATGGCTACAGCGTCCACAGTGGCTATAAGACGAGCAAGTCTCCTGCCACTAAATATGCTGAGGAGAAGCAGTGTGCGACCAGGCATTGTGGTGCCCAAGGTGAGACTCTGCAAGGCCCCGGCTCCCAGCTACAAACCAGAAAAACTCAAACAGAGCAGTGACTACAACCAGCTCCAGATCCCCAAGTGGGATTACAAAATGAAGAGAATagaaaggaggaaggaggaggagaggcagaaaCTGGTATTTGCGACAAAGAAGAGATGa